The proteins below are encoded in one region of Malaclemys terrapin pileata isolate rMalTer1 chromosome 8, rMalTer1.hap1, whole genome shotgun sequence:
- the CRYZ gene encoding quinone oxidoreductase → MATGRNVMRAVRVSEFGGPEVLKLLSDVLLPNLKENQVLIKVHACGVNPVETYIRSGTHARKPALPYTPGTDVAGVIEAVGEHVTVFKKGDRVFTNGTISGGYADYTVAAADTVFPLSDKLDFKQGAAIGIPYFTAYRALFQKGHAKPGETVLVHGASGGVGIAACQIARAYGLKVLGTAGTEEGMNIVLRNGAHKMFNHRKADYVDKIKEFSDVRGVDVIIEMLANVNLATDLQLLSPGGRVMIVGSRGPIEINPRDTMMKESSIIGVSLFCATKKLMHECETALLAGIEAGWLKPVVGPEYPLEKVAKAHEHLINSRGALGKMVLLI, encoded by the exons ATGGCAACTGGAAGAAATGTGATGAGAGCTGTCAGAGTTTCTGAATTTGGTGGACCTGAAGTGCTTAAGCTCCTGTCAGATGTCTTATTGCCGAATCTGAAAGAAAATCAG GTCTTAATCAAAGTCCATGCATGTGGTGTAAACCCAGTGGAGACATATATTCGTTCTGGTACTCATGCTAGAAAACCAGCTTTACCTTACACTCCTGGCACAGATGTTGCTGGAGTAATTGAAGCTGTTGGGGAGCATGTAACTGTATTCAAG AAAGGTGACAGGGTTTTTACTAATGGTACCATCTCTGGTGGCTATGCAGATTATACAGTTGCTGCAGCTGACACAGTCTTCCCCTTGTCAGATAAATTAGACTTCAAGCAAGGTGCTGCCATTGGAATCCCCTATTTCACTGCTTACCGTGCACTCTTCCAAAA AGGGCATGCCAAACCAGGGGAAACTGTGCTAGTCCATGGGGCAAGTGGAGGA GTTGGAATAGCAGCATGCCAGATTGCCAGAGCTTATGGTTTAAAGGTTTTAGGCACAGCTGGAACTGAAGAAGGAATGAACATAGTTTTGAGAAATGGAGCCCACAAAATGTTTAATCACAGAAAAGCTGATTACGTTGATAAGATTAAG GAATTCAGTGATGTGCGGGGAGTTGATGTGATAATAGAAATGCTAGCTAATGTTAATCTCGCCACTGATTTACAACTACTGTCACCTGGAGGACGGGTGATG ATCGTGGGGAGTAGAGGTCCAATTGAAATAAACCCCAGGGACACTATGATGAAAGAATCCAGCATAATAGGAGTTAGTCTATTTTGTGCAACTAAG AAGTTGATGCATGAATGTGAAACCGCGCTTCTTGCTGGTATAGAAGCTGGCTGGCTTAAACCTGTAGTTGGCCCTGAATATCCATTGGAAAAAGTTGCTAAGGCTCATGAACACCTCATTAACAGCCGTGGTGCTTTGGGAAAGATGGTACTCCTTATATGA